Genomic DNA from Mesorhizobium sp. 131-2-1:
TCCTGATCGAAGAAGGCGCCGCCTTCGATGTCGAGCGCCGAGACGCCCTTTTCAGGGATCAAGAAATGGACCGGACCGTCGCAGCGGCTCAGCCTTTCGCCGATCCATGCGCCGATCGCGCGGCATTCGTCAGGTGTCGTGCGCATCAGCGTCACGTTGGAATTGTGCTCGTAGAAGAGGCGACCACGAAAGCGCTCGGGAATGGTCGGCGGCGCCCAGAAGTTGACCATGTCGAGCGCGCCGACCGAGCCGACATAGGGCAGCTTCGTGCGGGCGACGGCGCCAAACCGATCCTCCGTCGCCGGCAGCACGCCGCCAAACAGGAGGTCGCAAACCTCCGTTGTGGTGATGTCGATGATGCCAGCAAGCAGTCCTGAATCGGCAAGCTTCTCCATGGTGCGGCCGCCGGTGCCGGTGGCGTGGAAGACCATGCAGTCATAGTTGGCGCGCAGCTGGTCGGCGATGGCCGTCACGCAAGGCGTGGTGACGCCGAACATGGTGAGCCCGAGCGACAGCTTGCCGTCGGCGGACGGCGCCGGGCTCCGCGCCATGCCAGAGATCGCCTGGGCGGCATTGTGCAGCACGACGCGCGACAGGCGGTTGAGGCCGGCCATGTCGGTCACCGACGGCACCATGACGATGTCGGAGACGTCGACATAGGGCGCGGTGTCGCCGGAGGCGAGCGTCGAGACCATGATCTTGGGCAGGCCGAGCGGCAGCGCGCGCATGCCCGCCGTGACGATCGAGGTGCCGCCGCCGCCGCCGATGCCGATCATGCCGGATACGTCGCCTCGCGATTGGACGAAGCGGGCAAAAGCGGTGGCCATCGCCGCGACCGACCTGCCGCGGTCGTCGATGCCGAGCACGGCCGTTTGGCCATCGGGATGGTGCCCGGCGACCGCTTCGGCCGTGACATCGACCGGCACGGTGGCAGTGCGCGTTCCGACGTCGACGCGGGTCACGGTGGCGCCCGTGGCGGTGATCGCGTCCGCCAGGAAGCCGAGTTCCTCGCCCTTGGTGTCGGCGGTGCCCACCACATAGATACGCTTCATCGCGTTTCCCCGGTCGTCAATGCGGCCGACGTTGTCGTCGGCTTCTGCCAGCCGTCGGCAAGCAAAGGCCATTGCAAATTTTTGAGACGCGCGTACCGTATTGACATGGATGTCTCACGTCAACAAGCCACAGTGAACGACGAGGCTGACCAGGCCGCCAAGCGTGGACCCCGTGCGCGCACAAAGCGGCTGATGCTGGAGACGGCAACGAGGCTGATGCAGGCTGGCGTCACCCCTTCGGTCAGCGAGGTCGCGGAGGCCGCGCAGGTTTCCCGCGCCACCGCCTATCGTTATTTCCCGAGCCAGGCGGCTTTGGTGCAGGCGGTGGTCGACGAGGGGCTGGGACCGATCCTCACCTGGCAATCGAGCTCGGTCGATCCCGAGCGCCGGGTGGCCGAACTGTTCGACACCGCCATGCCGCGCATCGAGGCTTTCGAGGCGACGTTCAAGGCGGCGCTGAAGCTGTCGCTCGACCAGTGGGCCCGCCAGCAGGCAGGCACGCTGGGTGGCGAGCCGGCCTTCACACGCGGCCATCGCATAGACCTGCTGGAGGATGCGCTTGCGCCACTGAGGGGCGAGCTGCCGCCGCGCGAATTCGAGCGCCTGGCGCAGGCGCTGTCGCTGATTTTCGGCGTCGAACTGCTGATTGTGCTGAAGGACATCTGGGGCCTGGACAGCGGCAAGACCCTGGCCGTCGCCCGGTGGGCGGCCTCAGCGCTGGTGCGCCAGGCGCGACTCCGGACGCCATCCTGACCAGGGGTGGTGGCGGCGTGAGTTGGGCATGGAGGAGGGCTGGACGAAAGCGGATGCAGGATATGAGACTTCTCCCGACGCGGACCGGATTGGGGGGTCGTCGAGGGGAATCCGAGGCGGTCGCCGCGGTAGCTCGGAGCGAATCTGGTTCGACCAGATTTGAAGGTCGGCGATTTCAGTGATTTTGAGGATTGGCGTTTTGCGAACGGTATGAAGGTGGAGAATTGCCAAAAATGAAGGAAATACCAACATATAGCGGACGTTTTCAGCTTATTTTGGTGACGGCAAATTTTAAGAAAGCGCTTGACGAGCATCTTAAATTGGTAATACCAGATTAGGAAAGAAAAGGCGGATCGGGAATGACAGCAGCAGTCCATTTCGGCAGGGCGAGGAGGATCACACGGATGGCGCGTGTTCCGTCCGCACGAGGTGGCGCATCGTGACGCAGACGTCGCCTCGCGCCAGTGCCGGCAAGGGGATTGCGCTGCGCCTCGATGGGCTCAGCAAAGCCTATGGATCCGTGCGCGCCATCAACGACCTGAGCTTCGCCGTCGACGAAGGCCGCTTCTTCGTACTCTTCGGGCCGAGCTCGGTTGGCAAGACGACGACGCTGCGCACTATCGCCGGCCTCGTCCAGGCCGACTCCGGCACGCTTGAGATCGGCGGCCGCGACATGACCCATGCGCCGATCGCCGGCCGCGGCATCTCGATGGTCTTCCAGTCTTTCGCGCTTTACCCCCACCTCACGGTCTACGACAATCTCGCCTATCCGCTGCGCGAGGAGAAAGCCGCGCGCGCCGAGATCGACAAGCGGGTGAAAGAGACCGCCGAGATCCTGAAGCTGACACACCGCCTGAAGGCCAAGCCGGCAACCCTGTCCGGCGGAGAGCAGCAGCGCGTCGCGCTCGGCCGCTCCCTGATCCGCCGGCCAAAGATTCTTCTCCTCGATGAGCCGCTCACCAATCTCGACGCCAAGCTTCGGCACGAGACGCGCGCCGAGCTGAAGCGGCTGCACCGCCAGTTCGGCATGACCGTGATCTATGCCACGCCCGACGAGCTCGAGGCTCTCTCGATGGGCGAGACGATCGCCGTCATGCGCGATGGCGGCATCGTCCAGATCGGCACGCCGGACGAGCTTTACGAGCAGCCGATCCATACCTATGTCGCCAGCAAGATCGGCTCGCCGCACATGAATCTGTTCACGGCCTCGGTGCGCGCCGACACCAGGTCTTTCGACACGCCGCTCGGGACTCTGGTTCCGGCGACGGCGCCAAAGACTGCCGATGCCGGCGAGGCCGCGCTGATCGGCATTCGCCCGAGCGACATTCGGCTCGCCGCCAAGGGCGAAGCCGGGGTTGCCTCGAAGGTGCATCTGGTCGAACCGCTCGGCGACATCACGGTCGTCTCGGTCGAGGCCGGCGGCGAGATGTTGCGCATGGTGCTGCCGGAAGCGATCGCCGCCAGCATCAGGACCGGCGATTCGGCATCGATCGCCATCGATAACAGGAAAATCCACGTCTTCCGCGCCGTGAGCGGCCAGGCAATGACCTGACGCGAACGGCGAGAAGCAATCCGGTTAACCAAGGGAGGAAACGCGAATGACGGCGATGACCAAAGTGAAAGGGCTAGCGACAGCCGCAAGCTTCGCTGCCACGCTACTGGTGGGAGGCGTGACCTATGCCTCTGCCGAAGAAGTGACGTTGACGATGGCGGTGCCGGATTGGCCCCCGACCCGCATTATGAAGAAGTTCTTCGACGAGCAGTACAAGCCCAAGTCTGGCAATACCGTGAAGCTCGATGTCGACTTCATTCCGTGGCCGGATTTCTACACCCGCGTCAACGCCTCGTTGACCTCGGGCGAAAAGAAGTACAACTTCATCGTGTCGGACTCGCAGTGGCTGGGCGCCTTCGTCGAAGGCGGCTACTTCCGCAAGATCAACGATCTCATCGATGCCGACCCGGAACTCAAGGCGACGATGGAGTCGATGCATCCCGCCGTGCTCAACGCCTACTCGACCTATCCCAACAGCACGCCGAACTACTACGGCTTCCCGCAGTTCCCGGACGTGCTGGTCACCTACGGCCGCAAGGACGTGCTCTGCAACGACGACGAGCAGGCCGCCTTCAAGGCGAAGTACAATGAGAAGCTGCCCTGCACCGGCGAAGAAATCGACGCCATGGACTGGAACACGTTCGAGCATGTTGGCGAATTCTTCCAGCGCAAGAAGGGCGACAAGCTCGCCGGCCAGGTGCTGGATGACGATTTCTACGGCATCGCCTATCAGGCAGGCAAAGGCTACGACTTCTCGACGAGCTCGGTTCACACGTTTGTCTGGCAGCATGGCGGCGGCATCTGGGATGAAACCAAGGCCCCGACCGGACATGCCGAAGGCGTCGTAAACTCCCCGAAGTCCATCGAGGGCATGGAGCATTTCCTCAAATTGCTGAAGTACATGCCGCCGGTGGTCAAGACCGGCACCATGGACATCTTCGTCTCGGACCAGTTGTTCCGTGAAGGCAAGGTGGCCATGAACATAGACTGGATCGGTCTCGGCGAAGCCTCGCTCGATCCCAAGACGTCGAAGGTTGCCGACAAGCTGGTGTTCGGATTGGCGCCAGGCCTGCGCGGCCCCGACGGCAAGGTGAATCGTACGTCACAGATCGGCGGACAGCCTTTCGTTCTCACCACCTGGACGACGCCTGAGCAAATCAAGGAAGCGGTGGGCTTCGTGAAGTGGTGGCTCTCGCCCGATATCCAGCACCAGTTCGCCGCCGGCGGCGGCCAGTCCGCGATCAAGTCGGTCTACAGCGATCCGAAATACGTGACCTATCGTCCGTGGGACCGCGCCTGGGCGAACTCGCTCGACTGGCAGAAGGACATGTGGCACGTGCCGCAGTTCTTCGAACTGCTCACCCAGCAGCAGGACCAGTACGACCTAGCCATCACGGGCAAGCAGGACGCCAAGACCACCCTGGATAACATCGCCAAGTTCCAGGAGGACCTCCTGAAGAACGCTGGCCTTATCCAGTAACCTTCCGACATAGCTGCGGGGAGCGGGCAAAAGCCGCTCCCCATCATTGCCACGTCACGCGCTCCATATTTCGGACTCCCATGACCGCTGTTTCAAGTACGCTGCTGACACCACGCCTTACCGCGGTTGTTGCCCACAACTGGAAACTCGCCATCGCTGTCGCTGTCGTCGTGTCGGCCATATCAATGGCGGGCTTGCCGGCGGCTGTCTCCTTCTGGGTGGTGGGCGCCGCGGCGGCGTTGGTCGCGGCCGCATTTACCGTCAACGCGTATCGCCGCCACTACTTCGGCGCCCTGCTGGTCGCTCCGGCAATCGCCGTTCTGTTTGTGATGAATATCTTCCCCCTGCTGTGGTCGCTGGGCCTTTCGTTCTTCGCCTACCAGGCAAACCAGCAGACGATCCGCTTCGTCGGACTCGGGAACTACGTTCGGATCCTTACCAACGATCTCGCTG
This window encodes:
- a CDS encoding ABC transporter substrate-binding protein, translating into MTAMTKVKGLATAASFAATLLVGGVTYASAEEVTLTMAVPDWPPTRIMKKFFDEQYKPKSGNTVKLDVDFIPWPDFYTRVNASLTSGEKKYNFIVSDSQWLGAFVEGGYFRKINDLIDADPELKATMESMHPAVLNAYSTYPNSTPNYYGFPQFPDVLVTYGRKDVLCNDDEQAAFKAKYNEKLPCTGEEIDAMDWNTFEHVGEFFQRKKGDKLAGQVLDDDFYGIAYQAGKGYDFSTSSVHTFVWQHGGGIWDETKAPTGHAEGVVNSPKSIEGMEHFLKLLKYMPPVVKTGTMDIFVSDQLFREGKVAMNIDWIGLGEASLDPKTSKVADKLVFGLAPGLRGPDGKVNRTSQIGGQPFVLTTWTTPEQIKEAVGFVKWWLSPDIQHQFAAGGGQSAIKSVYSDPKYVTYRPWDRAWANSLDWQKDMWHVPQFFELLTQQQDQYDLAITGKQDAKTTLDNIAKFQEDLLKNAGLIQ
- a CDS encoding Tm-1-like ATP-binding domain-containing protein, which encodes MKRIYVVGTADTKGEELGFLADAITATGATVTRVDVGTRTATVPVDVTAEAVAGHHPDGQTAVLGIDDRGRSVAAMATAFARFVQSRGDVSGMIGIGGGGGTSIVTAGMRALPLGLPKIMVSTLASGDTAPYVDVSDIVMVPSVTDMAGLNRLSRVVLHNAAQAISGMARSPAPSADGKLSLGLTMFGVTTPCVTAIADQLRANYDCMVFHATGTGGRTMEKLADSGLLAGIIDITTTEVCDLLFGGVLPATEDRFGAVARTKLPYVGSVGALDMVNFWAPPTIPERFRGRLFYEHNSNVTLMRTTPDECRAIGAWIGERLSRCDGPVHFLIPEKGVSALDIEGGAFFDQEADAALFEAIERTIRPTATRRVTRLPLHINDPEFARAATAAFLDIASK
- a CDS encoding TetR/AcrR family transcriptional regulator; its protein translation is MDVSRQQATVNDEADQAAKRGPRARTKRLMLETATRLMQAGVTPSVSEVAEAAQVSRATAYRYFPSQAALVQAVVDEGLGPILTWQSSSVDPERRVAELFDTAMPRIEAFEATFKAALKLSLDQWARQQAGTLGGEPAFTRGHRIDLLEDALAPLRGELPPREFERLAQALSLIFGVELLIVLKDIWGLDSGKTLAVARWAASALVRQARLRTPS
- a CDS encoding ABC transporter ATP-binding protein, producing MTQTSPRASAGKGIALRLDGLSKAYGSVRAINDLSFAVDEGRFFVLFGPSSVGKTTTLRTIAGLVQADSGTLEIGGRDMTHAPIAGRGISMVFQSFALYPHLTVYDNLAYPLREEKAARAEIDKRVKETAEILKLTHRLKAKPATLSGGEQQRVALGRSLIRRPKILLLDEPLTNLDAKLRHETRAELKRLHRQFGMTVIYATPDELEALSMGETIAVMRDGGIVQIGTPDELYEQPIHTYVASKIGSPHMNLFTASVRADTRSFDTPLGTLVPATAPKTADAGEAALIGIRPSDIRLAAKGEAGVASKVHLVEPLGDITVVSVEAGGEMLRMVLPEAIAASIRTGDSASIAIDNRKIHVFRAVSGQAMT